In a single window of the Bacteroidota bacterium genome:
- the recJ gene encoding single-stranded-DNA-specific exonuclease RecJ, with translation MNNRWTLLPHPNPAQAHLLSIDLGVPPLIARLLVQRGIHTFEEARRFFRPALTDLHNPFLMCDMDKAVDRIERAIAAGEKILVYGDYDVDGTTAVALVWSYLQSRGVQAGFYIPDRYKEGYGISFTGIEYAAAHGYSLIVALDCGIKAVDKVEFANSLRVDFIICDHHRPGHTLPAAVAVLDPKRSDCNYPYDELTGCGIGFKLVQALEQQRGHTADTLAPYLDLVAVSIAADIVPITGENRALTTFGLERINAAPRPGFAAILKLARPRGAITVNDLVFLLAPRINAAGRVQHGTKAVELLVAGNTTQAEAEAEIIQRHNTERKDLDVQITREALEELDLKSEWTGRKSTVLFNSNWHKGVVGIVASRLIDRYYRPTIVLTAVDGVATGSARSVRDFDVYEAIEACSDLLIQFGGHKYAAGLTLKTENVELFRARFEEVVSRTITPDQLIPEITIDAPLPLNDIDPKTIRLLRQFAPFGPGNMNPVFLAKSVADRGWARMVGNNHLKADLIDPAQPNRIFPAIGFGLGQHTATLQRGNQADICYCIEENTWNNTVSLQLNIKDIRPA, from the coding sequence GTGAACAACCGGTGGACTCTTTTGCCGCATCCGAATCCTGCGCAGGCGCACCTGCTCAGCATTGATCTGGGTGTGCCGCCGTTAATTGCGCGTTTGCTGGTGCAGCGCGGCATTCACACGTTTGAGGAAGCCCGCCGTTTTTTCCGCCCCGCACTCACCGATTTACACAATCCGTTTTTAATGTGCGACATGGATAAAGCGGTGGATCGCATTGAACGCGCCATTGCTGCCGGCGAAAAAATTCTGGTGTATGGCGATTATGACGTGGACGGTACCACAGCTGTGGCGCTGGTGTGGAGCTACCTGCAAAGCCGCGGTGTGCAGGCCGGCTTTTACATTCCCGACCGGTACAAGGAGGGCTACGGCATTTCGTTTACCGGCATTGAGTATGCGGCTGCGCATGGCTATTCGCTTATTGTGGCGCTCGACTGCGGTATTAAGGCGGTGGATAAGGTGGAGTTTGCCAATTCGCTGCGCGTTGATTTTATTATCTGCGATCACCACCGCCCCGGCCACACACTGCCGGCTGCCGTGGCCGTGCTTGATCCGAAACGCAGCGACTGTAATTATCCTTACGACGAGCTTACGGGCTGCGGCATTGGCTTTAAGCTGGTGCAGGCACTCGAACAGCAGCGCGGCCACACAGCGGATACCCTGGCCCCCTACCTCGATCTGGTAGCGGTGAGCATAGCGGCTGATATTGTGCCCATAACCGGTGAAAACCGCGCGCTTACCACCTTCGGGCTGGAGCGGATTAATGCTGCACCCCGGCCGGGGTTTGCGGCTATTCTTAAACTGGCAAGGCCACGGGGCGCCATCACCGTAAATGACCTCGTGTTTTTGCTGGCGCCGCGCATTAATGCGGCCGGACGAGTGCAGCACGGTACAAAAGCGGTAGAACTGCTTGTGGCCGGCAACACCACGCAAGCCGAAGCTGAAGCCGAAATCATTCAACGCCACAACACCGAACGAAAAGACCTCGACGTGCAGATTACACGCGAGGCACTTGAGGAACTTGACCTGAAGTCAGAGTGGACCGGCCGCAAATCAACCGTGCTGTTCAACAGCAACTGGCACAAAGGCGTGGTAGGCATTGTGGCTTCGCGGCTCATCGACCGCTACTACCGGCCTACCATTGTGCTTACGGCGGTTGATGGCGTGGCAACCGGCTCGGCCCGCTCCGTGCGCGATTTTGACGTGTACGAAGCCATTGAGGCCTGCTCCGATCTGCTCATTCAGTTTGGCGGACATAAATACGCCGCCGGCCTTACATTAAAAACCGAAAACGTAGAACTTTTCCGCGCCCGTTTCGAAGAAGTAGTAAGCCGCACCATCACGCCCGATCAGCTCATCCCGGAAATTACCATCGACGCACCCCTCCCCCTCAACGATATCGACCCGAAAACAATCCGCCTGCTCAGGCAGTTTGCTCCCTTCGGACCGGGCAACATGAATCCGGTATTTCTGGCAAAAAGCGTGGCCGACAGAGGTTGGGCGCGCATGGTGGGCAACAATCACCTCAAAGCCGACCTCATTGACCCCGCACAGCCCAACCGCATTTTCCCCGCCATCGGATTCGGGCTGGGCCAGCATACAGCTACCCTGCAACGCGGCAATCAGGCCGATATTTGTTATTGTATTGAAGAAAATACATGGAACAATACGGTTTCTCTTCAGCTCAACATAAAAGATATCCGCCCCGCCTGA
- a CDS encoding YfiR family protein — protein sequence MKNLNRGLHLLFLLCIGVAAASCVSKKKYNETQQQLTQQREISQNYRLRIDTLQQQVVLLTDSVKELDSLLESEKQKLIASRNANRPKASGPVKKSSLTKEEESGKKAVFMLSFARNVIWPANFMPGKIVIGVVDDDNLFYSQLRKTLEGKTAGGKPIEVKKYPAAAVAPCHILYIAHDQIGNFQKIKTGLKSSPTLLVTEEGVSGYTNSHINYYINDTKVQYSLNQPLIDKAGLKITQDLIKFADK from the coding sequence ATGAAGAATTTGAATCGCGGCTTGCACTTGTTGTTCCTGCTTTGCATAGGCGTAGCAGCCGCATCGTGCGTGTCAAAAAAGAAATACAATGAGACACAACAGCAACTTACTCAGCAGCGCGAAATAAGTCAGAATTACCGCCTGCGTATAGATACACTTCAACAACAGGTTGTGCTGCTCACCGATAGTGTAAAAGAGCTCGACAGCCTGCTTGAAAGTGAAAAGCAAAAGTTAATCGCAAGCCGCAATGCCAACCGCCCAAAAGCCTCGGGGCCGGTTAAAAAAAGCAGCCTCACAAAAGAAGAAGAGTCAGGCAAAAAAGCTGTCTTCATGCTTTCATTTGCCCGAAACGTAATCTGGCCGGCCAACTTTATGCCCGGCAAAATTGTAATTGGTGTGGTTGATGATGATAATTTATTTTACAGCCAGCTCCGCAAAACGCTCGAGGGTAAAACCGCCGGAGGAAAACCCATTGAAGTAAAAAAGTATCCGGCTGCTGCCGTTGCTCCCTGTCACATTCTCTACATCGCGCACGATCAGATTGGCAATTTCCAGAAAATAAAAACAGGCTTAAAATCCAGCCCCACACTGCTCGTTACCGAAGAAGGTGTATCCGGCTATACAAATTCCCACATCAATTATTACATCAACGACACCAAGGTTCAGTATTCACTCAACCAGCCACTCATTGATAAGGCCGGATTGAAAATTACACAGGACCTGATCAAGTTTGCAGATAAGTAA
- a CDS encoding T9SS type A sorting domain-containing protein produces MKTFCKNNQPEYYRLPILLFLLGLMCIIPNQNVVAQQYNQWAFGSQAGYNFNAPSGPLAVTPGINTLMSAASWCDATGNLWFYTDGENITNVQNSISTTGCLQGNPNNTSAIQGVLILPRTTGMVPSFRIFTVSDRGSSSSTNITNNGLVYHDYFPNTGGCTAGIGMGSSVGTFGSHTTEGITAVRHANGVDFWVIVKPVIVPSGAPASIINPVPAFNNPAGATNSSIYAYQCSPLLVSATPVISDAGFESDYVTGNNFVQEIRCSPDGKYIAITNRTDAANGKVWLYTFNNATGQLSLLAVLDMAAGYSPWSISFSPNSSILYATGVRPATSSQLADEVLMQFSLGSPGCNFGLSYSVCEYHTTVPFATSSKLSKLQLTPDNRIVRTRRGEQFIDVIQNPNQIGCANIGYQPMSIQISNSIATDAHASLPNNIDAFTTSPTFTATISEWPKTTLNTLANDRSTMVDIDGNNDVYSAGEYKQGTTFENIAITGMPLGSVYLTKYDNCSGLEWVARAVPVTPNGSITCTSMNVGTSSGFVMLTGRYSGQITFYSGLSSPATSVCTSTNTISGAGIYIAVYDYTGCLKNVLTIPNDATYTHASSHITQSRVSTPSGSQNRVYVAVNETTSTQNKVRIFSYVVNGSGAFASVWIVPLRSTGSAVVNDIGSFKSTISVTGAFDKDIYWNTSTTPFGSGNVGVNEAFVATMSDVNNLSAPSIFPSQTKDLYPSAVSAVSSGTGVTVLTLNEIVLTGTYISTTNNSFSTGKLISGNASFSSAYGILISNSAPASNWARYFQCDGNTRGVDVAYNGFDLFFTGFWEGSNFYIQSSPFATTVPNNPHMYLAQIRVNGVYNAPSNWRNHSYVNNSASDFVAPARVAANSDYVYVSGSYKGTVQMENDIAANSPLTSTANTFNSFVWRYRTVGGLSLREAETDEPAIETVLTPTPAVFPNPAQHTVNVVFDSETEATVRIDVYNTSGQLVYSDVSAANRSVLNVAGWPAGIYLLRIERNGTVFTEKFIRE; encoded by the coding sequence ATGAAAACATTTTGCAAAAACAATCAGCCTGAATATTATAGATTGCCCATTCTGCTCTTCCTGTTGGGATTGATGTGTATTATCCCCAATCAAAATGTAGTTGCTCAGCAATACAACCAATGGGCATTTGGCAGTCAGGCCGGGTATAATTTCAATGCCCCGTCGGGGCCACTTGCCGTAACTCCAGGAATCAATACGTTGATGAGTGCCGCTTCATGGTGTGATGCAACGGGTAATTTGTGGTTTTACACAGATGGAGAGAATATTACTAACGTGCAAAATTCAATTAGCACTACAGGGTGTCTTCAGGGAAATCCGAATAACACCAGTGCCATTCAGGGCGTATTAATCCTTCCAAGAACAACAGGTATGGTACCTTCGTTTCGTATTTTTACCGTGTCTGACAGAGGGAGTTCATCTTCCACCAATATAACGAATAACGGGCTGGTTTACCATGACTATTTCCCCAATACGGGTGGATGTACTGCCGGAATAGGAATGGGTTCTTCGGTGGGGACTTTCGGATCACACACAACAGAGGGTATTACGGCGGTTCGTCATGCCAATGGTGTTGATTTCTGGGTAATTGTAAAACCTGTAATTGTACCGTCAGGAGCACCGGCTTCCATCATTAATCCGGTTCCGGCGTTCAATAATCCGGCCGGTGCAACCAACAGTAGCATATATGCCTATCAGTGTTCACCCCTATTAGTGAGTGCCACACCAGTAATCAGCGATGCTGGGTTTGAATCGGATTATGTGACAGGAAATAATTTTGTTCAGGAAATCAGATGCTCACCTGATGGGAAATATATAGCGATAACAAACCGGACCGATGCTGCTAATGGCAAGGTATGGCTTTATACATTCAATAATGCCACAGGACAGCTTTCGCTGTTGGCCGTACTGGATATGGCAGCCGGATATTCTCCGTGGAGTATATCTTTCAGCCCGAACTCAAGTATTCTTTATGCCACAGGTGTAAGACCCGCTACATCCAGCCAGTTGGCTGATGAGGTGTTGATGCAATTTTCGCTAGGATCGCCCGGGTGTAATTTTGGGCTTAGTTATTCGGTCTGTGAATATCATACAACGGTTCCGTTTGCAACTTCTTCCAAGCTATCAAAGCTTCAGCTTACACCCGATAACCGCATTGTGCGCACCCGCAGAGGCGAACAATTTATTGATGTAATCCAAAATCCGAATCAAATTGGCTGTGCTAACATCGGCTATCAACCCATGTCAATTCAAATATCAAATTCCATAGCTACTGATGCACATGCATCACTGCCCAACAATATTGACGCATTTACAACATCACCCACGTTTACCGCAACTATTTCCGAATGGCCTAAAACCACACTCAACACGCTTGCCAACGACCGAAGTACAATGGTAGATATTGATGGGAATAATGATGTGTACTCGGCCGGAGAATACAAGCAAGGCACCACATTTGAGAATATTGCAATTACCGGTATGCCACTTGGCAGTGTGTATCTCACCAAATATGATAATTGCAGCGGTCTTGAATGGGTAGCCAGAGCAGTTCCCGTCACGCCAAACGGCTCAATCACCTGTACATCAATGAACGTAGGTACATCGTCAGGTTTTGTGATGCTTACCGGTCGTTACAGTGGGCAAATTACTTTTTATTCAGGTTTGAGCTCGCCCGCAACTTCAGTATGTACATCAACGAATACGATAAGTGGTGCTGGAATTTACATAGCCGTTTATGATTACACCGGATGCCTTAAAAATGTACTCACTATACCCAACGATGCAACCTATACACACGCCTCCTCGCACATTACACAGTCGAGAGTATCCACCCCCAGCGGTAGTCAGAACCGGGTTTATGTGGCGGTGAATGAAACAACCAGTACACAAAACAAGGTTCGGATTTTTTCTTATGTAGTGAATGGTTCCGGCGCATTTGCAAGTGTATGGATTGTTCCATTGCGTTCAACCGGATCGGCCGTTGTGAATGATATAGGTAGTTTCAAAAGTACGATTTCAGTAACTGGTGCTTTCGACAAGGATATTTACTGGAATACCTCAACCACGCCATTTGGTTCGGGCAATGTGGGCGTGAACGAGGCTTTTGTGGCCACGATGAGTGATGTGAATAATCTTTCAGCTCCGAGTATTTTCCCTTCCCAAACCAAAGATTTGTATCCATCCGCAGTTTCAGCCGTATCATCAGGCACCGGTGTCACAGTATTAACACTCAATGAGATCGTGTTAACCGGCACCTACATTTCCACAACGAATAATTCATTTTCAACGGGTAAGTTAATATCGGGTAATGCCTCGTTTTCGAGTGCATACGGCATACTGATAAGCAATTCTGCTCCGGCCAGTAATTGGGCGCGCTATTTTCAGTGTGACGGTAATACGCGTGGAGTAGATGTTGCGTATAATGGTTTCGATTTGTTTTTCACTGGATTTTGGGAAGGATCCAACTTCTATATTCAGAGTAGTCCGTTCGCCACCACAGTTCCGAATAATCCGCACATGTACTTGGCTCAGATTCGGGTGAATGGAGTGTACAATGCACCATCAAACTGGCGCAACCATTCTTATGTCAACAACAGTGCGAGCGATTTTGTAGCACCGGCACGGGTTGCGGCAAATTCGGATTATGTGTATGTAAGTGGTTCTTACAAAGGCACAGTCCAAATGGAAAACGATATTGCAGCCAACTCGCCGCTCACTTCCACAGCCAATACGTTTAACAGTTTTGTGTGGCGCTACCGCACAGTTGGAGGACTTTCACTTCGTGAAGCGGAGACCGATGAACCTGCCATTGAAACTGTGCTAACACCAACTCCCGCTGTGTTCCCCAATCCTGCACAGCATACAGTTAATGTAGTATTCGACTCGGAAACCGAAGCAACAGTGCGCATCGACGTGTACAATACATCCGGTCAGCTTGTGTACAGCGATGTTTCAGCTGCAAACCGCTCCGTACTGAATGTGGCCGGGTGGCCTGCCGGTATTTACCTGCTGCGTATAGAACGAAACGGAACTGTATTTACCGAGAAATTCATACGCGAATAG
- a CDS encoding T9SS type A sorting domain-containing protein produces MPAFAILAICSVLNCIGLQAQNQYQQWAFGSGASNVNNTNGPLPTNPLISTTESAASWCNNAGNLWFYTNGRDIYNTQIPAGPLNPGLGWFDGNPNNTSAIQGALIVPGYQGAADRFHIFTVSDRGSINTGLVWDCYDATSHTSCGGTSLGFVPNYKGSFTTEGLTAARHANGTDFWVIVKPVIFTPGTPGALIGSSHPTNPVPGGTNSSVYAYLVTANGPSATPVVSNAGFASDFMGGVNLQQEIRCSPDGRLVAITNRISPTSGDIKLYSFDNATGQMQFIQTLPMPSGYSPWSISFSPNSRVFYATGLINASDGEVLRQFDLGNLLCALGTPVPFCDYYTTSPFPETMYSKLQLTPEGRIIRTRKGSDNIDVLNNPNAAGCNFMGYQDNWIDISFSAANAHNSLPNNIDAFNIQQSTSAITEWPKTTTNTNTADKAIAVDVDPFNDVYSAGEFKLNTTFDNLTITGMTGSSTSMYLTKYDNCSGLEWVAKGVPLTPNGTLSTTSMSIGSSLGHVMVTGRYSGQIVFSSAVTPSSTSVCSSSMTINGAGIYIAVYDYNGCLLNVQTIANNPTYTHVSSHITQARVSMPTGSQNRVYVAVNETTTTSDKVQVFAFVVNAAASFSGAWVAPVRSTAIAVVNDIGSFQNTVALTGTFQGNVAWNTSPPFATGASGVNEAFIIGLSDVNSVPSLPNVITQFTKGFEPALNASTSAGTGVAVYSLTDIFLTGTYTNTATNVFGIGPSIPANGPFSSAYAVRINSANSVVNWARYIQSDGYTQGVDVAFNNSNIYLTGLWEGTTFKVQGTIMPTTVPLKLHMYVLNIRLNGVINSVTNWRNHSYTTNDLTDYIRPARIAVNLDYVYVNGAYKGTAQMENDIAANSPLTSTANTFNSFVWRYRTVGGLSLREAETDEPAIETVLTPTPAVFPNPAQHTVNIAFGDESGGIATIEVYNTSGQLIYTETTNSNNSQLGVAEWPAGIYLLRIERNGTVFTEKFIRE; encoded by the coding sequence ATGCCTGCATTCGCTATTCTCGCCATCTGCTCGGTGTTGAATTGTATCGGATTGCAAGCACAAAATCAGTATCAGCAATGGGCATTCGGGAGTGGCGCGAGTAATGTAAACAATACAAACGGTCCGCTTCCCACTAATCCCTTAATATCCACTACTGAATCTGCAGCATCATGGTGTAACAATGCCGGTAATTTGTGGTTTTATACAAACGGGAGAGATATTTACAATACACAGATTCCTGCCGGGCCTTTAAATCCCGGTTTGGGCTGGTTCGATGGAAATCCTAATAATACAAGTGCAATTCAAGGTGCACTTATCGTTCCCGGGTATCAGGGTGCCGCAGACAGGTTTCATATCTTTACCGTATCCGACCGAGGTAGTATTAATACAGGATTGGTTTGGGATTGTTATGATGCAACTAGCCATACATCATGTGGGGGAACCTCGCTAGGTTTTGTGCCGAATTATAAAGGGTCGTTTACCACAGAGGGGCTTACAGCAGCCCGTCATGCCAACGGTACGGATTTTTGGGTGATTGTAAAGCCTGTAATTTTCACACCGGGTACACCTGGGGCGCTCATTGGTTCCTCGCACCCTACAAATCCTGTTCCGGGCGGTACCAACTCAAGTGTATATGCCTATCTGGTTACCGCAAACGGACCAAGCGCCACACCTGTTGTGAGCAACGCAGGCTTTGCTTCGGATTTTATGGGGGGCGTTAATCTTCAACAGGAAATTAGATGTTCTCCTGATGGGAGATTAGTAGCGATCACAAACCGGATCAGCCCTACTTCAGGCGATATTAAGCTTTACAGTTTTGATAATGCTACAGGCCAGATGCAATTTATTCAAACTTTGCCTATGCCATCCGGTTATAGTCCGTGGAGTATTTCCTTTAGTCCCAACTCAAGGGTATTTTATGCCACAGGACTAATTAATGCAAGTGATGGTGAGGTTTTGCGTCAGTTTGACTTAGGTAATTTGCTTTGTGCATTAGGAACACCGGTTCCGTTTTGTGATTATTATACAACATCTCCCTTCCCGGAGACTATGTATTCAAAGTTGCAATTAACTCCTGAAGGACGAATTATTCGTACTCGAAAAGGCTCCGACAACATTGATGTACTTAACAATCCGAATGCTGCAGGCTGTAATTTTATGGGCTATCAGGATAACTGGATTGATATTTCGTTTTCGGCTGCAAATGCACATAATTCACTGCCCAACAATATTGACGCATTTAACATCCAGCAATCCACATCTGCAATAACCGAATGGCCCAAAACAACCACAAATACCAATACGGCCGATAAAGCCATAGCGGTTGATGTTGATCCCTTCAATGATGTGTATTCAGCAGGCGAATTTAAACTTAACACCACCTTCGACAATCTGACAATTACCGGAATGACGGGATCGTCAACAAGCATGTATCTTACAAAGTACGATAACTGTTCGGGACTTGAATGGGTAGCTAAAGGTGTGCCGCTAACACCCAATGGTACATTAAGCACCACCTCAATGAGTATTGGCTCGTCTTTGGGGCATGTAATGGTTACCGGCCGGTACAGCGGACAAATTGTTTTTTCATCGGCAGTAACACCGTCTTCCACTTCCGTTTGTTCTTCTTCAATGACCATAAATGGCGCAGGTATTTATATTGCGGTGTATGATTACAATGGCTGTTTGCTGAATGTTCAAACAATAGCGAACAATCCGACCTACACTCACGTATCCTCGCACATCACTCAGGCACGCGTATCCATGCCAACCGGTTCGCAGAATCGCGTATATGTAGCGGTAAATGAAACCACCACTACTTCAGATAAAGTACAGGTGTTTGCATTTGTGGTAAATGCAGCTGCGTCATTTTCGGGCGCATGGGTTGCTCCGGTACGTTCTACTGCTATAGCTGTAGTAAACGATATTGGCAGTTTTCAAAATACTGTAGCGCTTACCGGAACATTTCAGGGAAATGTTGCATGGAATACCTCACCGCCTTTTGCCACCGGTGCATCAGGTGTAAACGAAGCATTTATAATCGGGCTTAGCGATGTAAATTCCGTGCCCTCATTGCCCAATGTGATTACACAATTTACAAAAGGCTTTGAACCGGCATTAAATGCATCAACTTCTGCAGGAACAGGTGTGGCAGTATATTCACTTACTGATATTTTTCTTACGGGTACCTATACCAATACAGCAACAAATGTATTTGGTATAGGCCCTTCCATACCTGCAAACGGGCCATTTTCCAGCGCTTATGCCGTGCGTATCAATAGTGCAAATTCGGTTGTGAACTGGGCAAGATACATTCAGAGTGATGGTTATACACAAGGAGTAGATGTGGCATTCAACAACAGTAACATCTACCTTACCGGTTTGTGGGAGGGGACAACATTTAAGGTTCAAGGTACCATTATGCCTACAACCGTTCCGCTAAAGCTGCACATGTATGTGCTTAATATAAGATTAAACGGCGTGATTAATTCTGTTACCAACTGGCGCAACCATTCATACACTACCAATGATCTTACTGATTATATACGACCTGCGCGTATAGCAGTTAATCTTGATTACGTTTATGTGAATGGTGCTTACAAAGGCACAGCCCAAATGGAAAACGACATTGCAGCCAACTCGCCGCTCACTTCCACAGCCAATACGTTTAACAGTTTTGTGTGGCGCTACCGCACAGTTGGAGGCCTTTCACTTCGTGAAGCGGAGACCGATGAACCTGCCATTGAAACTGTGCTAACACCAACTCCCGCTGTGTTCCCCAATCCTGCACAGCATACAGTTAATATTGCTTTTGGTGACGAATCTGGGGGAATTGCAACAATAGAAGTGTACAATACATCGGGTCAACTCATTTACACAGAAACTACTAATTCAAACAATTCACAGCTCGGTGTGGCCGAGTGGCCTGCCGGTATTTACCTGCTGCGTATAGAACGAAACGGAACTGTATTTACCGAGAAATTCATACGCGAATAG
- a CDS encoding response regulator transcription factor, which yields MKAIRAILIDDEPDAISGMQQLLKIACPEIQVCGTATNALQAISLVKTEQPDVVFLDVEMPVANGFELLEHIRLPQTQVVFVTAHPSYSIRALRESVDDYLLKPVAIDELRGAVDRIIVRMNTVKTALPGESFRVKIITNSEVRFYPPAEIICIKADGRYSEVVLRNQRPVVVTRNIGEFEQELQPYGFFRIHKSWLVNINEVVRILQTDGGFVELNNGMHIEISRRKKLEFMEFMKRGGR from the coding sequence ATGAAAGCAATCAGGGCAATACTCATTGATGATGAACCGGACGCAATTTCCGGTATGCAGCAACTGCTAAAAATAGCTTGTCCCGAAATACAGGTTTGCGGCACAGCCACCAATGCACTTCAGGCAATAAGCCTTGTAAAAACCGAGCAGCCCGATGTTGTTTTCCTCGATGTGGAAATGCCGGTTGCGAATGGTTTTGAGCTGCTTGAGCATATTCGGTTACCACAGACACAGGTTGTTTTTGTTACCGCACATCCGAGTTATTCCATACGCGCCTTGCGCGAGTCGGTTGACGATTATTTGCTGAAGCCGGTTGCTATTGATGAGTTAAGGGGAGCAGTTGATCGTATAATTGTTCGAATGAATACTGTGAAAACAGCATTGCCGGGCGAGTCGTTCCGGGTGAAAATTATTACCAACTCAGAAGTTCGTTTTTATCCCCCTGCAGAAATTATCTGTATTAAAGCCGACGGGCGTTATTCGGAAGTTGTGTTGCGCAATCAGCGCCCGGTAGTGGTAACCCGAAACATCGGCGAGTTTGAGCAGGAGTTGCAGCCGTATGGCTTTTTCCGCATTCACAAATCATGGCTTGTAAATATTAATGAAGTCGTACGCATTTTACAAACCGATGGCGGATTTGTAGAATTGAACAATGGTATGCACATAGAAATTTCGCGCCGGAAGAAACTTGAATTTATGGAGTTTATGAAGCGCGGTGGCCGTTAA